The genomic segment GGGCTATATTATGCCTATCTGCATTGGTAGTATTAAATGGATTAAATATGGTTAGTTTGAAAATTGTATTAATTATTGTATTTGTATGGATTGCGAATCCAACAGCTACACACTTAATTGCTAAGGCTGAGTATACCCGGCAAGCGTCTCTTGCGAAAATAAATGGGGTGAAAAAACATGAAGATATTTAGTTTGATAATGCTGATGTTCTTAATAGGCTCTGCTGTAGTCGTTTCTACTATAAAAAGTTTGCTTGGTGCAATAATAGTATTTATGGTTTATAGCCTTATCATGACAATTCTATGGCAACAGCTAAATGCTCCCGATTTAGCAATAACTGAAGCCGCAGTTGGAGCAGGTATTACTACAATTTTATTTATACTTACACTAAAAAGAGTTAAAGGAGTAAGAAAATGAGAAAATTTTTATCTATTGGGATTA from the Clostridium sp. CM027 genome contains:
- a CDS encoding hydrogenase subunit MbhD domain-containing protein, which codes for MKIFSLIMLMFLIGSAVVVSTIKSLLGAIIVFMVYSLIMTILWQQLNAPDLAITEAAVGAGITTILFILTLKRVKGVRK
- the mnhG gene encoding monovalent cation/H(+) antiporter subunit G, with product MRELIVAIFLFGGLFFFMVGTLGIIRFPDVFTRAHSAAKCDTLGAILCLSALVVLNGLNMVSLKIVLIIVFVWIANPTATHLIAKAEYTRQASLAKINGVKKHEDI